In Panicum virgatum strain AP13 chromosome 4N, P.virgatum_v5, whole genome shotgun sequence, a single window of DNA contains:
- the LOC120671112 gene encoding uncharacterized protein LOC120671112: MPGSTSNFRFVPFEHEDQMRIMFEAVIVTNETFYVPTGHGNSDQVGEGDAEGNDDGEISRIGTSKERRAGKRAAHYSPKGNKKKTFRDQCMKRLVDAYEIKEVFNHAHSSLRNVIEQSFGVLKMKWRILLNLPSHLVNKQSKIIVACMALHNFIRECDLEDPHFQEDVEDDSPHPTYDNKDDGGTGDDVDMNAFRDAIATAMVS; the protein is encoded by the coding sequence ATGCCAGGAAGTACTTCTAATTTTAGATTTGTACCATTTGAGCATGAGGACCAAATGAGAATAATGTTTGAAGCTGTTATAGTTACAAATGAGACCTTTTATGTTCCAACAGGGCATGGCAACAGTGATCAAGTTGgggagggtgatgctgagggTAATGATGATGGAGAGATAAGCAGAATTGGAACTAGTAAAGAGAGGAGGGCTGGAAAAAGGGCTGCACATTACTCACCTAAGGGGAACAAGAAGAAGACTTTTAGAGACCAATGCATGAAGCGTTTGGTTGACGCATATGAGATTAAAGAGGTGTTTAATCATGCACATTCATCCCTTAGAAATGTGATTGAGCAATCATTTGGAGTTCTAAAGATGAAGTGGCGCATTCTCTTGAACTTGCCCAGTCATCTAGTTAACAAGCAGTCCAAGATTATAGTTGCTTGTATGGCCCTTCACAATTTCATTAGAGAATGTGACTTAGAAGATCCGCATTTTCAAGAAGATGTTGAAGATGATAGTCCTCATCCAACTTATGACAACAAAGATGATGGTGGTACTGGAGATGATGTCGATATGAATGCATTTCGTGATGCGATCGCTACCGCTATGGTTTCGTGA